The Geobacillus stearothermophilus ATCC 12980 genome contains a region encoding:
- a CDS encoding YhdB family protein: MNTVDYDKALYYTHRSEWDNLLILMVRTPDDILSKKIEKFLHAYNFEHDYSVIQERLHALLRYIDHALEVSEQKMGVEQYAQFYS; the protein is encoded by the coding sequence TTGAACACCGTCGACTATGATAAGGCGCTCTATTACACGCATCGCTCCGAATGGGACAATTTGCTTATTTTAATGGTGCGTACGCCTGATGATATTTTGTCAAAAAAAATCGAAAAGTTTCTCCACGCTTATAATTTTGAACATGATTACTCCGTCATCCAGGAGCGGTTGCACGCCTTGCTTCGCTATATTGACCATGCGCTTGAAGTGAGCGAACAAAAAATGGGAGTCGAGCAGTACGCGCAGTTTTACTCGTAA
- a CDS encoding DedA family protein: MQHYLHYLIEHFGYIGIMVALMLGIVGLPIPDELLLTYAGYRVSTGAFSYPLAFLSCWLGAIIGISLSYMLGITLGLPFLHKFGPKLHLTEKRLEQTKALFSKLGPAVLFICYFIPGVRHLAAFWAGMNAYRWRKFALFAYSGAMVWVAVFLTIGSYFESRWMAVKQYIHAYRPFLFPVFLVALGFAIFYWYIQQKRKTPR, from the coding sequence TTGCAGCACTATTTGCATTATCTTATCGAACACTTCGGCTACATCGGCATTATGGTTGCGCTGATGCTCGGCATTGTTGGGCTGCCGATCCCCGACGAGCTGCTGTTGACATATGCCGGTTACCGCGTTTCAACGGGGGCGTTTTCGTATCCGCTCGCTTTTCTTTCCTGCTGGCTTGGAGCCATCATTGGCATCTCGCTCAGCTATATGCTAGGGATTACGCTCGGGCTACCGTTTTTGCATAAATTCGGTCCCAAGCTCCATCTTACAGAAAAACGGCTCGAGCAAACAAAAGCGCTTTTTTCGAAGCTCGGCCCAGCGGTATTGTTCATTTGCTATTTCATCCCCGGCGTTCGGCATCTCGCCGCCTTTTGGGCCGGCATGAACGCCTACCGTTGGAGAAAGTTTGCTTTGTTCGCCTACAGCGGGGCGATGGTGTGGGTCGCTGTCTTTTTGACGATCGGCTCCTATTTTGAAAGCCGCTGGATGGCCGTCAAGCAGTACATCCATGCCTACCGTCCATTCTTATTTCCAGTCTTTTTGGTCGCTCTTGGTTTCGCCATCTTCTATTGGTACATCCAGCAAAAGCGAAAAACACCGAGGTAA
- a CDS encoding SpoVR family protein, producing the protein MRQDELKELERAIAEITEIAEGFGLDFYPMRYEICPADILYTFGAYGMPTRFSHWSFGKQFYKMKLHYDLGLSKIYELIINSDPCYAFLLDTNTIIQNKLIVAHVLAHSDFFKNNVRFSNTKRDMVESMAATAERIKHYEHQYGKLEVEKFLDAVLAIQEHIDPSLLRPKLSWTWEDTEVYEEEEPPKTSTPYDDLWSLDERDKLKTPPRKKRRKFPPQPEKDVLLFIEEYSRELEDWQRDILTMMREEMLYFWPQLETKIMNEGWATYWHQRILREMDLTSDEAIEFAKLNANVVQPSRTGINPYYLGLKIFEDIEERWNNPTEEMKKYGVKPGSGRAKIFEVRELESDISFLRNYLTKELVMREDMYLFQKQGKEYKIVDKNWDHIRDQLVSMRVNGGFPYITVNDGDYMRNGELYLKHWYEGIELDLKYLEKVLPYIYQLWGRPVHMETVVEEKPILFTYDGKTVHQKYL; encoded by the coding sequence ATGCGGCAGGACGAGCTGAAAGAGTTGGAACGGGCGATTGCGGAAATTACGGAAATTGCGGAAGGATTTGGCCTTGATTTTTATCCAATGCGTTATGAAATTTGCCCGGCGGACATTCTTTATACGTTTGGTGCCTATGGGATGCCGACGCGATTTTCCCACTGGAGCTTTGGGAAACAGTTTTACAAAATGAAGCTTCATTATGATTTAGGGTTAAGCAAAATTTACGAGCTCATCATCAATTCGGACCCTTGCTACGCGTTTTTGCTCGATACGAATACGATCATCCAAAATAAGCTGATCGTCGCCCATGTGTTGGCCCACAGCGACTTTTTCAAAAACAACGTCCGCTTCAGCAACACGAAGCGCGATATGGTGGAAAGCATGGCGGCGACAGCGGAGCGGATCAAGCATTATGAACATCAATACGGAAAATTGGAAGTGGAAAAATTTTTGGATGCCGTCTTGGCCATTCAGGAGCATATCGATCCCTCGCTCCTGCGGCCGAAGCTGTCATGGACGTGGGAAGATACGGAAGTGTACGAAGAGGAGGAGCCTCCGAAAACATCGACGCCGTACGACGATTTATGGTCGCTTGACGAGCGAGACAAACTGAAAACGCCGCCGCGAAAAAAACGGCGCAAGTTTCCGCCGCAACCGGAAAAAGATGTGCTATTGTTCATTGAAGAATACAGCCGCGAACTGGAGGATTGGCAACGCGACATTTTAACGATGATGCGCGAGGAAATGCTTTATTTTTGGCCGCAGCTGGAGACGAAAATCATGAACGAAGGATGGGCGACGTATTGGCATCAGCGCATTTTGCGCGAGATGGATTTGACGAGCGATGAGGCGATTGAATTTGCGAAACTGAACGCCAACGTCGTGCAACCGTCGCGCACTGGCATCAATCCGTATTATTTAGGACTGAAAATTTTTGAAGACATTGAAGAGCGGTGGAACAACCCGACTGAGGAGATGAAAAAATACGGCGTCAAGCCGGGGTCGGGGAGGGCGAAAATTTTTGAAGTGCGCGAACTCGAATCCGACATTTCGTTTTTGCGCAACTATTTAACGAAAGAGCTCGTTATGCGCGAAGATATGTATTTGTTCCAAAAACAGGGGAAAGAATATAAAATCGTCGACAAAAACTGGGATCATATCCGCGACCAACTCGTCAGCATGCGGGTAAACGGCGGATTCCCGTATATCACGGTCAATGACGGCGATTATATGCGCAACGGAGAGTTGTATTTGAAGCATTGGTATGAAGGAATCGAACTCGATCTGAAGTATTTAGAAAAAGTGCTCCCATACATTTATCAGTTGTGGGGCCGTCCGGTCCATATGGAGACGGTCGTAGAGGAAAAGCCGATATTGTTTACGTATGACGGGAAAACGGTGCATCAGAAATATTTATAA
- a CDS encoding cytochrome ubiquinol oxidase subunit I, whose protein sequence is MNGYDPVLLSRILTGLTLTVHIIYATIGVGVPLMIAIAQWVGIRKNDMHYILLARRWTRGFVITVAVGVVTGTAIGLQLSLLWPNFMQLAGQVISLPLFMETFAFFFEAIFLGIYLYTWDRFENQKKHLLLLIPVAIGSSASAMFITMVNAFMNTPQGFEFKNGELVNIDPIAAMFNPAMPTKVAHVLATSYMTSAFVLASIAAWHLWKGNRHIYHRKALHLMMKTAFIFSVASVLIGDLSGKFLAEYQPEKLAAAEWHFETSSHAPLVLFGMLTEDGEVKYAIKIPYALSILAHNHPGAVVTGLNEFPEDERPPLYIHYLFDVMVTIGVFLMVVAAAYWLGSIFRWKWTAKKWFFGLLVAGGPLAMVAIEAGWYLAEVGRQPWILRGYMKTAEGATSSAHVDTMLVLFCLLYMVLVIASAIVLIRMFRRNPVERELAERANNGEVAP, encoded by the coding sequence GTGAACGGTTACGATCCGGTGCTGCTTAGCCGTATTTTGACGGGATTGACGCTGACGGTCCACATCATTTATGCCACGATCGGCGTCGGGGTTCCACTGATGATCGCCATTGCCCAGTGGGTTGGGATTCGCAAAAATGATATGCATTACATCTTACTCGCTCGCCGCTGGACGCGCGGTTTTGTCATCACCGTAGCGGTCGGCGTGGTGACAGGAACAGCGATCGGCTTGCAGCTGTCGCTTTTATGGCCGAACTTTATGCAGCTGGCTGGCCAAGTGATCAGCTTGCCGCTGTTCATGGAGACGTTCGCCTTCTTTTTTGAAGCCATTTTCCTCGGCATTTATTTGTATACATGGGATCGGTTCGAAAATCAGAAAAAACATTTGCTTTTGCTTATCCCGGTGGCAATCGGGTCTTCAGCATCAGCCATGTTTATTACGATGGTGAACGCGTTTATGAATACGCCGCAAGGGTTTGAATTTAAAAACGGCGAGCTTGTCAACATCGATCCAATCGCGGCTATGTTCAACCCAGCGATGCCGACGAAAGTCGCCCATGTGCTGGCGACTTCGTATATGACGTCAGCATTCGTGCTTGCTTCGATCGCCGCTTGGCATTTATGGAAAGGCAATCGTCACATTTATCATCGCAAGGCACTTCATTTAATGATGAAAACAGCTTTTATTTTTTCGGTAGCCAGTGTATTGATTGGCGACTTATCGGGCAAATTTTTAGCCGAATACCAGCCAGAAAAGCTGGCGGCCGCTGAATGGCATTTTGAAACGAGCTCCCACGCGCCGCTCGTGTTGTTTGGCATGCTGACAGAGGATGGCGAGGTGAAGTATGCCATTAAAATCCCATATGCGTTAAGCATTTTGGCGCACAACCACCCGGGGGCGGTTGTGACCGGGCTGAACGAATTTCCGGAAGATGAACGCCCACCACTGTACATTCATTACTTATTCGATGTGATGGTCACGATCGGGGTGTTTTTAATGGTTGTCGCAGCCGCGTATTGGCTCGGATCGATTTTCCGCTGGAAGTGGACGGCGAAAAAGTGGTTTTTTGGACTGCTGGTGGCGGGAGGGCCGCTGGCGATGGTTGCGATTGAGGCGGGATGGTACTTAGCGGAAGTCGGGCGGCAGCCGTGGATTTTGCGTGGCTATATGAAAACGGCGGAAGGAGCGACATCGTCGGCGCATGTGGATACGATGCTTGTGTTGTTTTGCCTTTTGTATATGGTGTTAGTAATTGCGAGCGCAATAGTGCTCATCCGTATGTTCCGCCGCAACCCGGTTGAACGGGAGCTGGCAGAGCGGGCCAATAATGGGGAGGTGGCGCCATGA
- a CDS encoding cytochrome d ubiquinol oxidase subunit II, whose protein sequence is MTLEVIGISVLWLFLFGYIIVGSIDFGAGFFSAYSHWANKQHILHRIIQRYLSPVWEVTNVFLVFFFVGIVGFFPKTAYYYGSILLVPASISIILLAIRGSYYAFHTYGGTERNWYLIAYGLTGLFIPASLSIVLTISEGGFVEVGASGVTLDYGKLFASPLSWSIVLLSVTSVLYISAVFLTYYADEAKDERARALLRRYALLWSGPTMLSALLIIYQLRYHNPEHYANLWNVAWMLVISFLCFVITVWLLWRQRRFGWAFIALLFQYAFAFYAYGISHYPYLLYPYLTIYDGFTNETMAMALIVAFIAGLLLLIPSLYLLMRLFVFNKEYVKGKWEGGKG, encoded by the coding sequence ATGACGCTCGAAGTCATTGGCATTTCGGTGTTATGGCTGTTTTTGTTCGGGTACATTATCGTTGGCTCGATTGATTTCGGGGCTGGGTTTTTCAGCGCCTATAGCCATTGGGCAAACAAACAGCATATTTTGCACCGCATCATTCAGCGCTATCTTTCCCCTGTATGGGAAGTGACGAACGTCTTTCTTGTCTTTTTCTTTGTCGGCATTGTCGGCTTTTTTCCGAAAACGGCGTATTATTACGGTTCTATTTTGCTTGTCCCGGCGAGCATCTCCATCATTTTGTTAGCTATTCGCGGCTCGTACTATGCGTTTCATACGTATGGGGGGACGGAACGGAACTGGTATTTAATCGCTTATGGATTGACGGGGTTGTTTATTCCGGCCTCCCTGTCCATCGTGTTGACGATTTCTGAAGGCGGGTTTGTGGAGGTAGGCGCCTCAGGCGTTACGCTGGATTATGGGAAGCTGTTTGCAAGCCCGTTGTCATGGAGCATTGTGCTGCTCAGTGTGACGAGCGTTCTTTACATTTCTGCCGTTTTCTTAACGTACTATGCGGACGAGGCCAAGGATGAACGGGCGCGGGCGCTGTTGCGCCGCTACGCTCTTCTTTGGAGCGGGCCGACGATGTTGTCAGCGCTGCTCATTATTTACCAGCTCCGCTACCATAATCCCGAGCATTACGCCAACCTATGGAATGTGGCGTGGATGCTGGTCATTTCCTTTTTGTGTTTTGTCATTACCGTTTGGCTGCTTTGGCGGCAGCGGCGGTTCGGCTGGGCGTTTATTGCGCTGTTGTTTCAATACGCGTTCGCCTTTTACGCCTATGGCATTTCACATTATCCGTATTTGTTATACCCGTATTTGACGATTTATGACGGGTTTACGAATGAGACGATGGCTATGGCGTTGATCGTCGCGTTTATTGCCGGCCTCCTGTTATTAATTCCGTCACTTTATTTGCTTATGCGCCTCTTTGTGTTTAACAAGGAGTACGTTAAAGGAAAATGGGAAGGGGGAAAAGGATAA
- the cydS gene encoding cytochrome bd oxidase small subunit CydS codes for MQTFLIMYAPMIIVALSIIAAFWAGLKDVHVDK; via the coding sequence ATGCAAACATTTTTGATCATGTATGCGCCGATGATCATCGTCGCCCTGTCGATCATCGCTGCGTTTTGGGCTGGTTTGAAAGATGTGCACGTAGATAAGTAA
- a CDS encoding YkvA family protein, with product MRKWWKRLRFIVHVRRFLPFLFEFFVSHEVPMRKKLFSVGLLLLYIALPLDLIPDWIALFGLIDDLTVFLFILQQVIKMAPISLKEKYNL from the coding sequence ATGCGCAAATGGTGGAAACGACTTCGCTTCATCGTCCATGTCCGGCGTTTTCTACCGTTTTTGTTCGAATTTTTCGTTTCTCATGAAGTGCCAATGCGAAAAAAATTGTTTTCTGTCGGTTTGCTGCTTTTGTATATAGCGTTGCCGCTTGACCTCATTCCAGATTGGATTGCGTTGTTTGGTTTGATCGATGATTTGACCGTCTTCCTGTTTATTTTGCAACAAGTCATCAAGATGGCGCCGATTTCGCTAAAGGAAAAATATAACTTGTGA
- a CDS encoding TerC family protein, with the protein MDVLSAEFWTALLSIIIIDLLLAGDNAIVIGLAARNLPKHQQKKAIIWGTAGAVVVRALATIFVVWLLKIPGLLLVGGLLLVWIAYKLLVEEKGHDDIEAGGSLWEAMRTIIIADALMGLDNVLAVAGAAHGNFLLVILGLLISVPIMVWGSTFILKWIERFPIIITIGAGVLAWTAAKMIVDEPFLKAYFANPAVKYGFELLVVAAVIVAGTIKKRKSAKETKPKAANE; encoded by the coding sequence ATGGATGTATTGTCAGCGGAGTTTTGGACGGCGTTGCTGTCGATCATTATTATCGATCTTTTGCTGGCAGGGGATAACGCCATTGTGATTGGATTGGCGGCCCGCAACTTGCCAAAGCATCAGCAAAAAAAGGCCATCATTTGGGGAACGGCCGGCGCCGTTGTTGTTCGGGCGTTAGCAACGATTTTCGTTGTATGGCTTCTTAAAATTCCAGGCCTCTTGCTTGTTGGCGGTCTCTTACTTGTCTGGATCGCTTACAAGCTGCTCGTTGAGGAAAAGGGGCACGATGATATCGAGGCTGGGGGAAGTTTATGGGAAGCGATGCGCACGATTATTATTGCCGATGCGTTGATGGGACTTGACAACGTGTTGGCGGTCGCCGGTGCCGCGCATGGAAATTTTCTCCTTGTTATCCTTGGGCTGCTCATTTCTGTTCCAATCATGGTGTGGGGCAGCACGTTTATTTTAAAATGGATCGAGCGCTTCCCAATCATTATTACGATCGGCGCCGGTGTCCTCGCCTGGACGGCGGCGAAAATGATCGTCGATGAGCCGTTTTTAAAGGCGTATTTTGCCAATCCTGCCGTGAAGTATGGATTTGAGTTGCTTGTTGTTGCCGCTGTCATTGTGGCGGGAACGATAAAAAAACGAAAAAGCGCCAAAGAGACGAAACCGAAAGCCGCCAATGAATAA
- a CDS encoding carbon starvation CstA family protein: MKGIKSILLWGLISVLGAAAFAILALSRGESVNAIWLIVAAVCTYAVAYRFYSRFIARKVFGLDDNRKTPAEVFNDGKDYVPTNKWVLFGHHFAAIAGAGPLVGPILAAQMGYLPGTLWIVIGVVLGGAVQDFVILFASMRRNGKSLGEMIKEEMGPVTGLIAALGILGIMIILLAVLALVVVKSLIGSPWGMFTIAATIPIAILMGIYMRFIRPGRVAEASLGGFVLLILSIVAGQYVAEHPTLSAMLTLKGETIAILMIIYGFVASALPVWLLLAPRDYLSTFLKIGTIVGLALGIFVVMPDLQMPAVTKFIDGTGPVFAGNLFPFLFITIACGAVSGFHALVSSGTTPKMIELESHARPIGYGAMLMESFVAVMAMVAACVLTPGAYFAINSPAAVIGTDVVQAAKVVSSWGFTITPDMLTKLAKDVGEQKVLSRTGGAPTLAIGMAHILSSAIGGKALMAFWYHFAILFEALFILTTIDAGTRVGRFMIQDIMGTFYKPLGKTDSLASNLIATTLCVLAWGYFLYQGVVDPLGGINTLWPLFGIANQMLAGIALLFATTILFKMGKKAYVWVTLVPTIWLLVVTLTAGYQKLFHENVKIGFLSHAKMFQDSLSQGKILAPATNEAQMRQIIMNDYIDATLCAIFMLVVIAMLISALNIWIKVLQNKHVPLKEAPYVPRDGEGAKHYA, encoded by the coding sequence GTGAAGGGGATAAAATCGATTTTGTTATGGGGCCTGATTTCCGTCCTTGGGGCCGCAGCGTTTGCCATTTTGGCTTTAAGCCGCGGCGAATCGGTCAACGCCATATGGCTGATCGTCGCCGCCGTCTGCACGTATGCGGTCGCTTATCGGTTTTACAGCCGGTTTATCGCCCGCAAAGTGTTTGGTCTTGATGATAACCGGAAAACGCCAGCGGAAGTGTTCAATGACGGGAAGGACTATGTTCCGACGAACAAATGGGTGCTATTTGGCCATCACTTTGCCGCTATTGCGGGTGCGGGACCGCTTGTCGGACCGATTTTGGCCGCGCAGATGGGCTATCTGCCTGGGACGCTTTGGATTGTGATCGGCGTTGTGCTCGGCGGAGCGGTGCAAGACTTTGTCATTTTGTTCGCTTCGATGCGCCGCAACGGGAAGTCGCTCGGCGAAATGATTAAGGAAGAAATGGGTCCGGTGACGGGCTTGATCGCAGCGCTTGGCATTTTGGGCATTATGATTATTTTATTGGCCGTATTGGCGCTCGTTGTTGTGAAATCGCTTATCGGAAGCCCGTGGGGGATGTTTACGATCGCCGCGACGATTCCGATTGCGATTTTGATGGGCATTTACATGCGCTTCATCCGTCCAGGTCGTGTTGCCGAGGCGTCGCTTGGGGGATTTGTGTTGTTGATTTTGTCGATTGTGGCCGGTCAGTACGTCGCAGAGCATCCGACGCTTTCGGCGATGCTTACGCTCAAAGGGGAAACGATCGCGATCTTAATGATCATTTACGGATTTGTCGCTTCGGCGCTGCCGGTATGGCTGCTGCTTGCGCCGCGTGACTATTTGAGCACATTCTTGAAAATCGGCACCATCGTCGGATTGGCGCTTGGCATTTTCGTTGTGATGCCGGATTTGCAAATGCCGGCAGTGACGAAATTTATCGACGGTACAGGACCGGTCTTCGCCGGTAATTTGTTCCCGTTCTTGTTCATCACGATTGCCTGCGGCGCAGTGTCCGGGTTCCACGCGCTCGTTTCATCCGGCACGACGCCGAAGATGATTGAGCTTGAAAGCCATGCGCGGCCGATCGGCTACGGTGCGATGTTGATGGAGTCGTTCGTGGCGGTTATGGCGATGGTGGCGGCTTGCGTCCTGACGCCAGGGGCGTATTTTGCCATCAACAGCCCGGCGGCAGTGATCGGCACGGATGTCGTTCAGGCGGCCAAAGTCGTGTCATCGTGGGGATTTACGATCACCCCTGACATGCTGACGAAGCTGGCGAAGGACGTCGGCGAGCAAAAGGTGTTGTCGCGCACGGGCGGGGCGCCGACGTTGGCGATTGGGATGGCGCACATTTTATCGAGCGCCATCGGCGGCAAGGCGCTCATGGCGTTCTGGTATCACTTTGCCATCCTGTTCGAAGCGCTGTTCATCTTGACGACGATTGACGCTGGCACGCGCGTCGGCCGCTTTATGATCCAAGATATTATGGGGACGTTCTACAAGCCGCTTGGCAAAACGGATTCGCTTGCCTCGAACTTGATCGCCACGACCCTTTGTGTGTTGGCGTGGGGTTACTTCCTGTACCAAGGCGTCGTCGATCCGCTTGGGGGCATCAACACCCTATGGCCGCTGTTTGGCATCGCTAACCAAATGTTGGCGGGCATCGCCTTGTTGTTTGCGACGACCATTCTATTTAAAATGGGCAAAAAGGCTTATGTTTGGGTGACGCTCGTGCCGACGATATGGCTTTTGGTCGTCACGCTGACGGCGGGGTATCAAAAGCTGTTCCATGAAAACGTTAAAATTGGTTTCTTGTCGCATGCGAAAATGTTCCAAGACAGCTTGAGCCAAGGCAAAATTTTGGCGCCGGCCACGAATGAGGCGCAAATGCGGCAAATTATTATGAACGACTACATTGATGCGACATTGTGTGCGATTTTCATGCTCGTTGTGATTGCGATGTTGATCTCGGCGTTGAACATCTGGATCAAAGTGCTGCAAAACAAACATGTGCCGCTCAAAGAAGCGCCGTACGTGCCGCGCGATGGAGAAGGAGCGAAGCATTATGCCTAA
- a CDS encoding YbdD/YjiX family protein, which yields MPKWLQTVLAYRRQFLDLLVGVPSYEKYVEHMKTHHPGEPIKSRKEFFCEAQEARYNAKGGKVSRCC from the coding sequence ATGCCTAAATGGCTGCAAACTGTGTTGGCCTATCGCCGGCAGTTTCTTGACTTGCTTGTCGGCGTGCCGAGTTATGAAAAATATGTCGAGCATATGAAAACCCATCATCCGGGTGAGCCGATCAAGTCGCGGAAAGAGTTTTTCTGCGAGGCGCAAGAGGCGCGCTACAATGCCAAGGGCGGCAAAGTGTCGCGTTGCTGCTAG
- a CDS encoding IS982 family transposase — MQEHFHFTTDRAKIQKQYAAIFFFVSAQLSCIQVHLHRRNRHLVKQEDAVIIAIHLLGKLLGFTSERAWHRFVIGNLFPKGQFLERSRYHRRCRSAIKWIRHELAKSGQHHAYAVVDSLPIELCHAVRMDRVKRFQEIANIGYCVSKKQWYYGLKLHLQVTDQGLPMGYVVTEASCHDRIAAESVMTQIPHPYNFGDKGFISSDLQKRLYEEYQMALWTPSRKNQKHRASETWEQWIQQKRKVIETVFSVLVDHYRITGIRANSIIGFEVALDGILLAYSLVTLGLVER; from the coding sequence ATGCAAGAGCACTTTCATTTTACTACAGATCGGGCCAAGATTCAAAAGCAATATGCAGCCATTTTCTTTTTTGTTTCTGCTCAACTTTCATGCATTCAGGTGCATCTTCATCGTCGAAATCGCCATTTGGTCAAGCAAGAGGACGCTGTCATCATCGCCATTCATCTTTTAGGAAAGCTGCTCGGTTTTACTTCTGAACGGGCGTGGCATCGCTTTGTTATCGGGAACTTGTTCCCAAAGGGGCAGTTTCTGGAACGTTCCCGGTATCATCGTCGTTGTCGATCTGCGATCAAATGGATTCGCCATGAATTGGCGAAAAGCGGGCAGCACCATGCCTACGCTGTGGTGGATAGCTTGCCAATCGAGTTATGTCATGCCGTGAGAATGGATCGGGTCAAACGGTTTCAAGAGATCGCCAACATCGGGTATTGCGTTTCCAAAAAGCAATGGTACTACGGGTTGAAGCTGCACCTTCAAGTGACCGATCAAGGGCTGCCAATGGGGTATGTGGTGACGGAAGCATCTTGCCACGATCGAATAGCAGCCGAAAGCGTCATGACCCAAATTCCTCATCCCTATAACTTCGGGGACAAAGGGTTTATTAGCAGTGACTTGCAAAAAAGGCTGTACGAAGAATACCAAATGGCGCTTTGGACTCCGTCTCGAAAAAACCAGAAACATCGTGCGTCTGAGACATGGGAGCAGTGGATCCAACAAAAACGCAAAGTGATCGAGACGGTGTTCTCGGTTCTGGTTGACCACTATCGCATCACGGGGATCCGAGCCAATTCGATTATCGGATTTGAAGTGGCACTAGACGGTATATTGTTAGCTTATTCCCTGGTTACACTTGGGCTAGTTGAGCGCTAA
- a CDS encoding PTS sugar transporter subunit IIA, whose product MLKKLFSKKIETRVVEIHSPLDGEAIPLEEVPDPVFAQKMMGDVLAIIPKNGKVVSPINGKVVQIFPTKHAVGLVSEEGLEILIHIGLETVELNGKGFEVAVSAGETVKVGDPLLNVDLDYLEQKHKEIVTPIVITNMLDKAGELEYIAKNNVVTRGDVIMKCSVKVI is encoded by the coding sequence ATGCTGAAAAAATTATTTAGCAAAAAAATAGAAACTAGAGTAGTGGAAATACATTCCCCGCTTGATGGGGAAGCAATACCGTTAGAAGAAGTTCCTGACCCTGTATTTGCTCAAAAAATGATGGGAGACGTTTTAGCGATTATTCCGAAAAACGGAAAAGTAGTTTCCCCTATTAACGGAAAGGTTGTGCAAATTTTTCCTACGAAGCATGCAGTTGGTCTCGTTTCAGAGGAAGGATTAGAAATACTTATTCATATTGGATTAGAGACTGTAGAGCTAAATGGGAAAGGATTTGAGGTTGCGGTAAGTGCCGGCGAAACAGTGAAAGTGGGAGACCCTTTACTAAATGTAGACCTCGATTATTTAGAGCAAAAACATAAAGAAATCGTAACCCCCATTGTTATTACCAATATGCTTGATAAAGCGGGAGAGTTAGAATACATCGCAAAGAATAACGTAGTAACAAGAGGGGATGTCATAATGAAATGCAGTGTAAAAGTGATTTGA
- a CDS encoding MurR/RpiR family transcriptional regulator, translating to MKIEELINKHYNQLNETDLHILKYILNNKSECHKLGINSLAEKCNVSRSSILRLAQKLGFSGYSEFRVFLKWQEQEGGNSDKSQVEILRNDILETLKYIKKKDFSEICKLIHHAQRIFIYGTGTAQLDCAFELQRMFLAVQKYLHVIQAQTELEMVIKDLTINDLVIIISFSGDTPTIFPAIQSLVAKGIPFISVTNLKNNHLARMTPFNLYANSSSNELSDDTKLNTFASFFIIGEMLFSHYVDYLKQLQNEEKNGEQP from the coding sequence ATGAAAATCGAAGAATTGATCAATAAACATTATAATCAACTAAATGAGACCGATTTGCATATTTTAAAGTATATTTTAAACAATAAAAGCGAATGCCACAAATTAGGAATCAACAGTTTAGCAGAAAAGTGCAATGTTTCACGCTCATCCATTTTAAGATTAGCTCAAAAGCTTGGGTTTAGTGGATATAGTGAGTTTCGTGTGTTTCTGAAATGGCAGGAACAAGAAGGAGGCAATAGTGATAAAAGCCAAGTCGAAATTTTAAGAAACGATATTCTCGAAACATTAAAATATATCAAGAAAAAGGATTTTTCTGAAATCTGCAAATTAATCCATCACGCGCAAAGAATATTTATTTATGGAACTGGTACGGCGCAATTAGACTGTGCCTTTGAATTACAACGAATGTTTTTGGCCGTACAAAAATATTTACATGTCATTCAGGCGCAAACTGAATTGGAAATGGTAATTAAAGACCTGACTATAAATGATTTAGTCATTATTATTTCTTTTTCTGGAGATACTCCGACAATTTTTCCGGCAATTCAGTCATTGGTTGCAAAAGGAATACCATTTATTTCAGTAACAAACTTAAAAAATAATCACCTGGCAAGAATGACTCCTTTTAACTTATATGCCAATAGCTCGAGCAACGAATTAAGTGATGACACTAAGCTCAACACATTTGCTTCTTTTTTTATTATAGGAGAGATGCTTTTTAGTCACTATGTCGATTATCTTAAGCAACTGCAAAATGAAGAAAAAAATGGTGAACAACCTTGA